In Nocardia sp. BMG111209, a genomic segment contains:
- a CDS encoding cytidine deaminase: protein MSEIDWNTLRRNASEIMRHAYAPYSRFPVGAAGLTATGRIVAGCNVENISYGLGLCAECVLIGNLHATGGGRLLAVAVCDSRGEILMPCGRCRQLLHEHGGGDLLVDHKDGPRPLRELLPDAFGPDDLAAGQQ, encoded by the coding sequence ATGTCCGAAATCGACTGGAATACCTTGCGCCGCAACGCATCCGAAATCATGCGTCATGCCTATGCGCCCTACTCGAGGTTTCCGGTCGGGGCTGCGGGCCTCACCGCCACGGGACGAATTGTGGCCGGTTGCAATGTGGAAAATATCTCATACGGACTGGGCCTCTGCGCCGAATGTGTACTCATCGGTAACCTCCACGCGACCGGAGGCGGCCGTTTGCTGGCGGTTGCCGTATGCGATTCCCGCGGCGAAATTCTGATGCCGTGCGGACGTTGCCGGCAGCTGCTCCACGAGCACGGCGGCGGGGATCTGCTCGTCGATCACAAGGACGGTCCGCGGCCGCTGCGCGAGCTGCTGCCGGACGCGTTCGGACCCGACGATCTCGCCGCCGGGCAGCAATAG
- a CDS encoding thymidine phosphorylase: MASEQSATAVITTKRDGGDLSDAQIDWVIDAYTRGVVADEQMSALAMAIVWRGMTRREIARWTAAMIASGQRMSFPELTRPTVDKHSTGGVGDKITLPLAPLVAACGAAVPQLSGRGLGHTGGTLDKLESIPGWQADLAPARMREILADPAIGAVVCAAGADLAPADKRLYALRDVTGTVESIPLIASSIMSKKIAEGTSALVLDVKVGSGAFMKDLDSARELAATMVELGTDSGVRTVALLTAMDAPLGRAVGNALEVTESVAVLAGGGPPDVVELTLTLAREMLAQAGIHDVDPADALADGRAMDRWRAMVRAQGGEPGAALPAARLREQISAGRAGIVAGVDALLVGRAAWLLGAGRARQGDAIDHAAGIEVHVRPGDRVAAGDPIYTLHADRPELVGDACDVLHRSYTIGDAEVAASPLVLDRIAR; this comes from the coding sequence ATGGCGAGCGAGCAATCGGCGACGGCGGTGATCACGACCAAGCGGGACGGCGGTGACCTGTCGGACGCGCAGATCGACTGGGTGATCGACGCGTACACCCGCGGGGTGGTCGCCGACGAGCAGATGTCCGCGCTGGCGATGGCGATCGTGTGGCGGGGGATGACCCGCCGCGAGATCGCGCGCTGGACCGCGGCGATGATCGCCTCCGGACAGCGGATGTCCTTCCCGGAGCTGACCCGGCCCACCGTCGACAAGCACTCCACCGGCGGCGTCGGCGACAAGATCACGCTGCCGCTGGCCCCGCTGGTCGCCGCGTGCGGGGCGGCGGTGCCGCAGCTGTCCGGCCGGGGCCTCGGCCACACCGGCGGCACCCTGGACAAACTCGAATCGATTCCCGGCTGGCAGGCCGATCTCGCGCCGGCCCGGATGCGGGAGATCCTGGCCGATCCGGCGATCGGCGCGGTGGTGTGCGCGGCCGGCGCGGATCTGGCCCCCGCCGACAAACGCCTCTACGCCTTGCGCGATGTCACCGGCACCGTCGAATCCATCCCGCTGATCGCCAGCTCGATCATGAGCAAGAAGATCGCCGAGGGCACCTCGGCGCTGGTCCTCGACGTCAAGGTGGGCAGCGGCGCCTTCATGAAGGATCTCGACTCCGCCCGGGAGCTGGCCGCCACCATGGTCGAACTGGGCACCGACTCCGGTGTGCGTACCGTCGCGTTGCTCACCGCCATGGACGCCCCGCTGGGCCGCGCGGTCGGCAATGCCCTGGAGGTGACCGAGTCGGTGGCGGTGCTGGCCGGCGGCGGCCCGCCCGACGTCGTCGAGCTGACCCTCACCCTCGCGCGGGAGATGTTGGCGCAGGCCGGAATTCACGATGTCGACCCGGCCGACGCGCTCGCCGACGGCCGGGCCATGGATCGCTGGCGGGCCATGGTCCGGGCCCAGGGTGGCGAGCCCGGCGCGGCCCTGCCCGCCGCGCGCCTGCGCGAGCAGATCTCGGCGGGCCGGGCCGGCATCGTCGCCGGGGTCGACGCACTGCTGGTCGGGCGGGCGGCGTGGCTGCTCGGCGCGGGCCGGGCCCGGCAGGGCGATGCGATCGACCACGCGGCGGGTATCGAGGTGCACGTGCGGCCCGGCGACCGCGTCGCGGCGGGCGACCCGATCTACACCCTGCACGCCGACCGCCCGGAACTGGTCGGCGACGCCTGTGACGTGCTGCACCGCTCGTACACGATCGGCGATGCCGAGGTCGCCGCGTCACCGCTGGTTCTGGACCGGATAGCGAGGTGA
- a CDS encoding adenosine deaminase, which yields MTGPTPLTLASIRRAPKAVLHDHLDGGLRPATVLELAAGCGYDQLPATDADALGHWFRDAADSGSLERYLETFAHTVAVMQTPEGLRRVAREAAEDLATDGVVYAEVRFAPEQHLERGLTLDEVVEHTLAGFREGEEIAAAAGNPIRVICLLTAMRHAARSLEIAELAVRFRRRGVGGFDIAGAEAGYPPTRHLDAFEYMRANNAHFTIHAGEAFGLPSIHEALAFCGCDRLGHGVRITDDIFDGATAAATPAPEGGTVPDHSGLRLGLVANYVRDKRIPLELCPSSNVQTGAVPSLDKHPFDLLARLRFRVTVNTDNRLMSDTDMSREMLKLVETFGYGWSDLERFTINAMKSAFIPFPDRLRLIDEVIKPGYAVLIG from the coding sequence ATGACTGGACCGACGCCTCTCACTCTCGCCTCGATCCGCCGGGCGCCCAAGGCGGTGCTGCACGATCACCTCGATGGTGGCCTGCGGCCCGCCACGGTACTCGAGTTGGCCGCCGGCTGCGGCTACGATCAGCTGCCGGCCACCGATGCCGACGCGCTCGGCCACTGGTTCCGCGACGCCGCCGACAGCGGCTCGCTGGAACGATATCTGGAAACCTTCGCGCACACCGTCGCCGTGATGCAGACCCCCGAGGGCCTGCGCCGGGTGGCCCGCGAGGCCGCCGAGGACCTGGCCACCGACGGCGTGGTCTACGCGGAGGTTCGATTCGCGCCCGAACAACATCTCGAGCGCGGCCTCACCCTCGACGAAGTGGTCGAACACACCCTCGCCGGATTCCGCGAGGGTGAGGAGATCGCCGCCGCGGCCGGGAACCCGATCCGGGTGATCTGCCTGCTGACCGCCATGCGGCACGCGGCACGCTCGCTGGAGATCGCCGAACTCGCGGTGCGGTTCCGCCGGCGCGGCGTGGGCGGCTTCGACATCGCCGGCGCCGAGGCCGGTTACCCGCCCACCCGGCACCTCGATGCGTTCGAGTACATGCGAGCCAACAACGCGCACTTCACCATTCACGCGGGCGAGGCGTTCGGCCTGCCCTCGATCCACGAGGCGCTGGCGTTCTGCGGCTGCGATCGGCTCGGGCACGGGGTGCGGATCACCGACGACATCTTCGACGGCGCGACCGCGGCCGCGACCCCCGCGCCGGAGGGCGGCACGGTACCCGACCACAGCGGGCTGCGCCTCGGTCTGGTCGCCAATTATGTTCGGGACAAACGGATTCCGCTGGAACTGTGCCCGTCGTCGAATGTGCAGACCGGTGCGGTGCCGTCACTGGACAAGCATCCGTTCGATCTGCTGGCCCGGTTGCGGTTCCGGGTCACCGTCAACACCGACAACCGGCTGATGAGCGATACCGACATGAGCCGGGAGATGCTCAAGCTGGTCGAGACCTTCGGCTACGGCTGGAGCGATCTGGAGCGGTTCACGATCAATGCGATGAAGTCCGCCTTCATCCCGTTCCCGGACCGGTTGCGCCTGATCGACGAGGTGATCAAGCCCGGCTACGCCGTACTGATCGGCTGA
- a CDS encoding YbaB/EbfC family nucleoid-associated protein: protein MSAEMDALVAHATEKLEALEAALFGLKQVRGRFTSDDGLVSVEVDSDGAMVGLSLAESVSGHPPADVGQLIIWACQQAAQDAGRQRSDVVATLNSAFVPPTAGSVAGRAE, encoded by the coding sequence ATGAGCGCGGAGATGGACGCGCTGGTCGCTCACGCGACGGAGAAGCTCGAGGCGCTGGAGGCCGCGCTGTTCGGGCTGAAGCAGGTGCGTGGTCGCTTCACCAGCGACGATGGCCTGGTGAGCGTGGAGGTCGACAGCGACGGCGCCATGGTCGGCCTGTCCCTGGCCGAGTCGGTCAGCGGCCATCCCCCCGCCGACGTGGGGCAACTCATCATCTGGGCGTGCCAGCAGGCCGCTCAGGACGCCGGTCGGCAGCGGTCGGACGTGGTTGCGACCCTCAACTCCGCGTTCGTTCCGCCCACTGCGGGAAGCGTTGCGGGGCGGGCCGAATAG
- a CDS encoding NlpC/P60 family protein, whose product MSPVLDVDALTKPITDLLAGFGTGVLPTGGPADSLRQSSAAVDGVEQAGRQSIDQLDASWQGGGGDAATDKAMRVQTAAATISDRGVTMADVVGLAAASVQSGQQEIGAVLQDFVQSVNALGPAVATPAGMATVVNSAIDHLGRALAVVSRVQTDLGTHTASMTELVPPPPTPPPAGAPTDLAGLAAEGARQAATLLGGSGGVLSGLIGNGGAAVDDLVGRATQPAPLNQMAAPPPLLPGHPEAVAISLPDGSQTIAPNPRAATAVEAAISAVGTPYVWGGNTPGVGMDCSGLTHWAYGQAGVDLPRIASDQGGMPISAGDVMPGDLAVWDGHVAMVVGNGQMVEAGSPVRIDPIRTENMGMAFHGFYRPTA is encoded by the coding sequence ATGAGTCCGGTGCTCGACGTGGACGCGTTGACCAAGCCGATCACCGACCTGCTGGCCGGTTTCGGTACCGGGGTGCTGCCGACCGGCGGCCCCGCCGATTCGCTGCGGCAGTCCTCCGCGGCGGTCGACGGCGTCGAACAGGCCGGCCGGCAGAGCATCGATCAACTCGACGCGTCCTGGCAGGGCGGTGGCGGCGACGCCGCCACCGACAAGGCCATGCGGGTGCAGACCGCGGCGGCCACCATCTCCGACCGCGGCGTCACCATGGCCGACGTCGTGGGCCTCGCCGCCGCCTCGGTGCAGTCCGGCCAGCAGGAGATCGGCGCGGTCCTGCAGGATTTCGTGCAGTCGGTGAATGCGCTGGGCCCGGCCGTCGCGACCCCGGCGGGCATGGCCACGGTGGTGAACTCGGCCATCGACCATCTCGGCCGGGCGCTGGCGGTCGTGTCGCGGGTGCAGACGGATCTGGGCACGCACACCGCCTCGATGACCGAGCTGGTTCCGCCGCCGCCCACGCCGCCGCCCGCGGGTGCGCCGACCGATCTGGCGGGCCTGGCCGCCGAGGGCGCCCGGCAGGCCGCCACACTGCTCGGCGGCAGTGGCGGCGTACTGAGCGGTCTGATCGGCAACGGCGGTGCGGCGGTGGACGATCTCGTCGGCCGGGCCACCCAGCCGGCCCCGCTGAACCAGATGGCCGCGCCGCCACCGCTGTTGCCCGGCCATCCCGAGGCGGTGGCGATCTCCCTGCCGGACGGCAGTCAGACGATCGCCCCGAATCCGAGGGCCGCGACCGCGGTGGAGGCGGCGATCAGCGCCGTCGGCACCCCGTACGTGTGGGGTGGCAACACTCCGGGCGTCGGCATGGACTGCAGCGGGCTGACCCACTGGGCCTACGGTCAGGCCGGTGTGGATCTGCCCCGGATCGCCTCCGACCAGGGTGGTATGCCGATCTCGGCCGGCGATGTCATGCCCGGCGACCTGGCGGTCTGGGACGGCCACGTGGCGATGGTGGTCGGCAACGGCCAGATGGTCGAGGCCGGCAGTCCGGTGCGCATCGATCCGATTCGAACGGAGAACATGGGAATGGCGTTCCACGGCTTCTACAGGCCGACGGCGTAA
- a CDS encoding type VII secretion target, which translates to MEKLSVDTQGVATYGATATGLAGEMGSAAAHAAAADPLLLGPILGLIGGDFVDAYRAAHAGHVAAIGQLSAVLGSMGTAATGTAATYAESELEHADALRAVEGELT; encoded by the coding sequence ATGGAGAAACTCTCGGTCGACACCCAGGGCGTCGCGACATACGGCGCCACCGCTACCGGCCTGGCCGGTGAGATGGGCTCCGCGGCGGCACATGCCGCGGCCGCCGATCCACTGTTGCTGGGCCCGATCCTCGGGCTGATCGGCGGCGATTTCGTCGACGCCTATCGCGCCGCCCACGCGGGGCACGTGGCAGCCATCGGCCAGCTGTCCGCGGTCCTCGGTTCGATGGGCACCGCCGCCACCGGCACGGCCGCCACCTATGCCGAGTCGGAACTCGAACACGCCGATGCGCTGCGCGCCGTCGAGGGAGAACTGACATGA
- the upp gene encoding uracil phosphoribosyltransferase: MRTLIVDHPLTATLLTTLRDERTTNPGFRAALRDLTGLLIYEALRHAPVATFPVTTPVAVAQGTRLSHPPLLVPVLRAGLGMVEAASALVPQSRVGFVGIARDEDSHQPVPYMESLPKDLSGVPVFVLDPMLATGGSMLHTLDRLRARGATDVTAICVVSAPEGIAALEKSDHPVRLVTAVVDSGLNANAYIVPGLGDAGDRQFGPR, translated from the coding sequence ATGCGCACGCTCATCGTGGATCATCCCCTGACCGCCACGTTGCTGACCACTCTGCGGGACGAACGCACCACCAACCCGGGGTTCCGGGCCGCGTTGCGGGATCTGACCGGACTGCTGATCTACGAGGCGCTGCGCCACGCTCCGGTCGCCACCTTCCCGGTGACCACGCCGGTCGCCGTCGCGCAGGGGACGCGACTGTCGCACCCGCCGTTGCTGGTTCCGGTGCTGCGGGCCGGACTCGGCATGGTCGAGGCGGCCAGTGCCCTGGTCCCGCAGTCGCGGGTGGGATTCGTCGGCATCGCCCGCGACGAGGACAGTCACCAGCCCGTGCCCTATATGGAGTCGCTGCCGAAGGATCTGTCCGGCGTGCCGGTGTTCGTGCTGGATCCGATGCTGGCCACCGGCGGCTCGATGCTGCACACCCTGGACCGGCTGCGGGCCCGCGGCGCCACCGACGTCACCGCGATCTGTGTGGTGTCCGCGCCGGAAGGCATTGCGGCGCTGGAGAAGTCGGACCATCCGGTGCGACTGGTCACGGCCGTCGTGGATTCCGGTCTGAACGCGAACGCCTACATCGTGCCCGGCCTCGGCGATGCGGGCGACCGCCAGTTCGGCCCGCGCTGA
- a CDS encoding TetR/AcrR family transcriptional regulator: MNLRQDAAARTRSALIDSGLRLAERVGLAGLSVNALVEELGVAKGTFFHHFGSRAGYLLALHREFHDRLEAEIGTAMAGLDPGRERLLAGTEAYLEACLRDRGVKALLLEARAEPLIAEEAGARNARNAAVARPDFAAMGRPHPHEAAQLWIGLIAEAALLELHAGRRRPAVREALADYLRDRAA; this comes from the coding sequence ATGAATCTCAGGCAGGACGCGGCGGCGCGCACCCGATCGGCACTGATCGACAGTGGCCTGCGCCTGGCCGAACGCGTCGGCCTGGCGGGGCTCAGCGTGAACGCGCTGGTCGAGGAGCTCGGCGTCGCCAAGGGCACGTTCTTCCACCATTTCGGCTCCCGGGCGGGCTACCTGCTCGCGCTGCACCGGGAATTCCACGACCGGCTCGAGGCCGAGATCGGCACGGCCATGGCCGGTCTCGACCCCGGACGCGAGCGCCTGCTGGCCGGGACCGAGGCCTATCTGGAGGCCTGTCTGCGCGATCGCGGGGTGAAGGCGCTGCTGCTCGAGGCGCGCGCGGAACCGCTGATCGCGGAGGAGGCCGGCGCCCGCAACGCCCGCAACGCCGCCGTGGCCCGGCCGGATTTCGCGGCCATGGGCCGGCCGCACCCGCACGAGGCGGCCCAGCTGTGGATCGGCCTGATCGCCGAGGCCGCACTGCTCGAACTGCACGCCGGCCGGCGCCGTCCGGCCGTCCGCGAGGCGCTCGCCGACTACCTCCGCGATCGCGCGGCGTGA
- a CDS encoding alpha/beta fold hydrolase translates to MRIAHTSAGELAYEVTGDGPPVVLLHANAHDHHDFDPIVPALARAHRVSAVDWPGHGVTAANPAITAVALADALAEFVAGLGPEPVVLIGSSVGGFAAARLAIEQPARVAGLVLVNTGGFARRTPFTRAYFRIYASRPVSRWLLPVIVRAYLRPAGPADRAVAERTLRFLGTARGRATYTSMWRSFGDPGYDLTARAARITAPTLVVWGRRDPVAPLYLGRATSRLVPGARLAVLDTGHLPFSSAPDEFLDVVLPFVRSAHERHEHSG, encoded by the coding sequence ATGCGGATCGCGCACACGTCGGCGGGCGAGCTGGCGTACGAGGTCACCGGGGACGGGCCGCCGGTGGTGCTGCTGCACGCGAACGCCCACGACCACCACGATTTCGACCCGATCGTGCCCGCGCTGGCCCGGGCGCATCGGGTGAGCGCGGTGGACTGGCCCGGTCACGGCGTCACCGCCGCGAATCCGGCGATCACGGCCGTGGCACTGGCCGACGCGCTCGCCGAATTCGTCGCCGGCCTCGGTCCCGAACCGGTGGTGCTGATCGGCAGCTCGGTCGGCGGATTCGCCGCGGCCCGCCTGGCGATCGAGCAGCCGGCCCGGGTCGCCGGTCTGGTGCTGGTCAACACCGGCGGATTCGCGCGGCGGACGCCGTTCACCCGCGCCTACTTCCGGATCTACGCGTCGCGCCCGGTCTCCCGGTGGCTGCTGCCGGTGATCGTGCGCGCTTACCTGCGGCCCGCCGGCCCGGCCGATCGGGCCGTCGCCGAGCGGACCCTCCGATTCCTCGGCACCGCGCGGGGCCGGGCGACCTACACCTCGATGTGGCGCAGCTTCGGCGACCCCGGCTACGACCTGACCGCCCGCGCCGCCCGGATCACGGCGCCCACACTGGTGGTCTGGGGCCGGCGCGATCCGGTCGCGCCGCTGTACCTCGGCCGGGCGACGAGCCGGCTCGTCCCGGGCGCCCGGCTGGCGGTGCTGGACACCGGGCATCTGCCCTTCTCCTCCGCGCCCGACGAGTTCCTGGACGTCGTCCTGCCCTTCGTGCGGTCGGCGCACGAGCGGCACGAGCATTCGGGCTGA
- a CDS encoding phospho-sugar mutase, whose protein sequence is MLRFGTAGLRGPLQDGPDGMNVDTVARATAGLARWLRDRCLGGGLIVVGRDARHGSAEFAAVTAEVLAAEGFTVLPLSRPLPTPVLAFAVRELKAVAGVQITASHNPAADNGYKVYLDGGAQLIPPADSEIEACIDAVRDPVPRTDPRAAAPSPAILSLPTGASVTDLGEELVRRYLARVAELPRRIGGPDESGDSARGAGLARNTVARNGLRIALTPMHGVGGELAVAALRAAGFTDVHAVEEQFAPDPDFPTVPFPNPEEPGAADLLLALAERIGADLAVALDPDADRCAIGVPGPDGWRMLRGDETGVLLADYVLRGAAPDALVATTIVSSRLLSALAAARGARYAETLTGFKWLARAGDGLVYAYEEAIGHCVDPAAVRDKDGISAAVAAADLVARLAVTGRGLTDVLDDYAVEFGLHTGDQVSLRLADPAAAAAVVGRLRGTPPESIAGVPVTHTDLLRARGRMRTDAVIFEGPGLRLVVRPSGTEPKLKCYIEVVQPVSDRAALPEAKRLAAQQLTEIGKFCAEL, encoded by the coding sequence ATGCTGCGATTCGGAACGGCCGGACTGCGCGGGCCGCTACAGGACGGGCCCGACGGTATGAACGTCGATACCGTGGCGCGGGCGACCGCGGGGCTGGCCCGGTGGCTGCGGGATCGGTGCCTCGGCGGCGGGCTGATCGTCGTCGGTCGCGACGCACGGCACGGCTCCGCGGAATTCGCGGCGGTGACGGCGGAAGTCCTTGCCGCCGAGGGCTTCACGGTGCTGCCACTGTCGCGGCCACTGCCCACCCCGGTACTCGCCTTCGCCGTTCGTGAGCTGAAAGCCGTTGCGGGCGTGCAGATCACCGCATCGCACAATCCGGCCGCGGACAACGGCTACAAGGTCTACCTGGACGGTGGCGCACAACTGATCCCGCCTGCGGACAGCGAGATCGAGGCGTGCATCGACGCCGTGCGCGACCCGGTGCCGCGCACCGATCCGCGGGCCGCCGCCCCCTCCCCCGCGATCCTGTCGCTGCCGACGGGTGCCTCGGTCACCGACCTCGGGGAGGAACTCGTGCGCCGATATCTGGCCAGGGTCGCGGAACTGCCGCGGCGCATCGGCGGCCCGGACGAATCGGGCGACAGTGCGCGCGGTGCCGGACTCGCGCGGAACACCGTGGCGCGCAACGGCCTTCGCATCGCGCTGACGCCGATGCACGGGGTGGGCGGGGAGCTCGCGGTGGCCGCGTTGCGGGCCGCCGGATTCACCGACGTGCACGCGGTCGAGGAGCAGTTCGCACCGGATCCGGATTTCCCGACGGTGCCCTTCCCCAATCCGGAGGAGCCGGGGGCGGCGGATCTGCTGCTGGCGCTGGCCGAGCGGATCGGCGCGGATCTCGCCGTCGCGCTGGATCCGGACGCCGACCGGTGCGCGATCGGGGTGCCGGGGCCGGACGGGTGGCGGATGTTGCGCGGCGACGAGACCGGTGTGCTGCTCGCCGACTACGTGCTGCGCGGCGCGGCGCCGGATGCGTTGGTCGCCACGACCATCGTGTCGTCGCGGCTGCTGAGCGCGCTCGCCGCGGCCCGGGGCGCGCGCTACGCCGAGACGTTGACCGGGTTCAAATGGCTCGCCCGCGCCGGCGACGGCCTGGTGTATGCCTACGAGGAGGCGATCGGGCACTGCGTGGATCCGGCGGCGGTGCGCGACAAGGACGGCATCTCGGCGGCGGTCGCGGCCGCCGATCTGGTCGCCCGGCTCGCCGTCACCGGCCGGGGACTGACCGATGTGCTCGACGACTACGCGGTCGAGTTCGGCCTGCACACCGGCGATCAGGTCTCGCTGCGGCTCGCCGATCCGGCGGCGGCGGCGGCCGTGGTGGGCCGATTGCGCGGCACGCCGCCGGAGAGCATCGCCGGGGTGCCGGTGACGCATACCGATCTGCTGCGGGCCCGCGGCCGGATGCGCACGGACGCGGTGATATTCGAGGGGCCCGGGTTGCGACTGGTGGTCCGGCCGTCGGGTACCGAGCCGAAGCTCAAATGCTATATCGAAGTGGTGCAGCCGGTTTCGGATCGTGCGGCGCTGCCGGAAGCGAAACGACTTGCCGCGCAACAACTCACCGAGATCGGGAAGTTCTGCGCCGAGCTCTGA
- a CDS encoding purine-nucleoside phosphorylase, producing the protein MLAEQAAAAIAERTGVTRHRVAVVLGSGWQDAAAEIGAPTVSLPMAEVPGFGSPTAQGHQGTIHSVTVGGTPVLLLMGRRHLYEGHEPDLVVHNVRAAIAAGATTVLLTNAAGGIRPGLRVGEPVLIADHVNLTGRTPLTGAEFVDLVDAWDPELRALAREIDPSLTEGVYAGLLGPQYETPAEIRMLATIGADLVGMSTVLEAIACRALGVRLLGISLVTNLAAGVTGAHLSHAEVLAEGNAAAPRLGKLLRGVLERL; encoded by the coding sequence ATGCTTGCCGAACAGGCCGCCGCGGCGATCGCCGAACGTACCGGAGTCACGCGCCACCGGGTCGCGGTGGTGCTCGGATCGGGCTGGCAGGACGCGGCCGCGGAGATCGGCGCACCGACGGTGTCGCTGCCGATGGCGGAGGTGCCGGGCTTCGGATCGCCCACCGCACAGGGACATCAGGGCACGATCCACTCGGTCACCGTCGGCGGCACCCCGGTGCTGCTGCTGATGGGCCGCCGGCATCTGTACGAGGGTCACGAGCCGGATCTGGTCGTGCACAACGTGCGGGCCGCGATCGCGGCGGGGGCCACCACGGTGCTGCTCACCAATGCCGCGGGCGGCATCCGGCCGGGACTGCGGGTCGGCGAGCCGGTGCTGATCGCCGACCACGTCAACCTCACCGGCCGCACCCCGCTCACCGGCGCCGAATTCGTCGATCTGGTCGATGCCTGGGATCCCGAATTGCGTGCGCTGGCAAGGGAAATCGACCCGAGCCTGACCGAGGGTGTGTACGCGGGGCTGCTCGGCCCGCAGTACGAGACCCCCGCCGAGATCCGCATGCTCGCCACCATCGGCGCCGACCTCGTCGGCATGTCGACCGTGCTGGAGGCCATCGCCTGCCGCGCCCTCGGCGTCCGGCTGCTGGGCATCTCGCTGGTCACCAACCTCGCCGCCGGCGTCACCGGCGCCCACCTCTCGCACGCCGAGGTTCTCGCCGAGGGCAACGCCGCCGCCCCCCGCCTCGGCAAACTGCTGCGCGGGGTGCTCGAGCGCCTGTAG
- a CDS encoding ribonuclease Z yields the protein MRELVVLGTASQVPTRQRNHNGYLLRWDGAGLLFDPGEGTQRQMLYAGVSVTGVTAVCLTHFHGDHILGLPGVIARLNLDRVQHPVDVCFPASGVDIYRRLRDVVPEFPGLREHLVGAAGAIPLPDAAFDLAAVRLSHRIDSFGYRLTEPDGRRLLPERLAEFGLGGPVVGRLQREGVVSAPDGRTVTLDDVSTVRRGQRFAFVMDTRMCEGVEELAEAADMLVIEATFLDAEADLAREFGHLTAAQAAAVAQEAGVRTLVLTHFSQRYADLEGHRLEARKHFDGDLVVAEDLMRVPVPTRR from the coding sequence GTGCGTGAACTCGTGGTGCTGGGGACGGCCAGTCAGGTGCCGACCCGACAGCGCAACCACAACGGTTATCTGCTGCGCTGGGACGGTGCGGGATTGCTGTTCGACCCCGGCGAGGGCACCCAGCGGCAGATGCTCTACGCGGGCGTGTCGGTGACCGGGGTGACCGCCGTCTGCCTCACGCATTTCCACGGCGATCACATCCTGGGCCTGCCCGGTGTCATCGCGCGGCTCAATCTGGACCGGGTGCAGCATCCGGTCGACGTCTGCTTCCCGGCCTCCGGCGTGGACATCTACCGCCGGTTGCGGGACGTGGTACCGGAATTCCCGGGGCTGCGGGAGCATCTCGTCGGCGCCGCCGGCGCGATCCCGCTGCCGGACGCCGCATTCGATCTGGCAGCGGTGCGGCTGTCGCATCGCATCGACTCCTTCGGCTACCGGCTCACCGAACCCGACGGCCGCCGCCTGCTGCCGGAACGGCTGGCGGAGTTCGGCCTCGGTGGGCCGGTGGTGGGCCGATTACAGCGCGAGGGCGTGGTGTCCGCGCCGGACGGCCGCACCGTCACCCTCGACGACGTCTCCACGGTCCGGCGCGGCCAGCGCTTCGCCTTCGTGATGGACACCCGGATGTGCGAGGGCGTCGAGGAACTCGCGGAGGCGGCCGACATGCTGGTCATCGAGGCCACCTTCCTGGACGCCGAGGCCGACCTGGCCCGCGAGTTCGGCCACCTCACCGCCGCCCAGGCCGCCGCCGTGGCGCAGGAGGCGGGCGTGCGCACGCTCGTGCTGACCCATTTCTCGCAGCGATACGCCGACCTGGAGGGACACCGCCTGGAGGCGCGCAAGCATTTCGACGGCGACCTGGTCGTGGCGGAGGATCTGATGCGGGTGCCGGTTCCGACCCGCCGGTAA
- a CDS encoding enoyl-CoA hydratase/isomerase family protein, producing MPYVTRDGDVFVLYLGNEGQTDSENRFHPDWLDRFEALLDEIEASEGPAALVTVSTGKFYTNGLDTDWLFGNVDKHYWYLDRVHALYRRLLTFPMPTVAAVNGHAFGAGAMLATSHDFRVMRADRGYWCLPEVHLGMRFTPAMNSLLVERLPNQVALEAMTTGRRYSGTDALAAGIVDDTATPDELLSVAVTRAAALASNRKPNLPVIKRHLHERVLAGLAVPTTEENMAFTAE from the coding sequence ATGCCCTATGTGACCCGTGACGGGGACGTGTTCGTGCTCTACCTCGGCAACGAGGGTCAGACCGACAGCGAGAACCGTTTCCACCCCGATTGGCTCGATCGGTTCGAGGCGTTGCTGGACGAGATCGAGGCCTCGGAGGGACCGGCGGCGCTGGTCACCGTCTCGACCGGCAAGTTCTACACCAACGGTCTCGACACCGACTGGCTGTTCGGCAACGTCGACAAGCACTACTGGTATCTGGACCGGGTGCACGCGCTCTACCGCCGGCTGCTCACCTTCCCGATGCCGACGGTGGCCGCGGTCAACGGCCATGCCTTCGGCGCCGGCGCGATGCTGGCCACCTCGCACGATTTCCGGGTGATGCGCGCCGACCGCGGGTACTGGTGCCTGCCCGAGGTGCACCTCGGCATGCGGTTCACCCCGGCGATGAATTCGCTGCTGGTCGAGCGACTGCCCAATCAGGTCGCCCTGGAGGCGATGACCACCGGCCGCCGCTACTCCGGCACCGACGCGCTGGCGGCCGGCATCGTCGACGACACCGCGACCCCCGACGAACTGCTGTCCGTCGCGGTGACCCGGGCGGCCGCGCTCGCGAGCAACCGCAAGCCGAACCTGCCGGTGATCAAGCGCCACCTGCACGAGCGCGTACTGGCGGGCCTGGCGGTCCCGACCACCGAGGAGAACATGGCGTTCACCGCCGAATAG